In a single window of the Elaeis guineensis isolate ETL-2024a chromosome 4, EG11, whole genome shotgun sequence genome:
- the LOC105034586 gene encoding protein NUCLEAR FUSION DEFECTIVE 2 isoform X2 — MHLLRSFLFLFFYLSFLALSHQMAAADVHLSSSSFSAALETLQKQIGYNFQTVELLRRAMTHSSYSRENCRALSILGLSAVEASAALRLLRKDADASADAVSRRIAEVSGVDACATAGARLGLEKIVRVSTGTDSSSPAVICAAFRAIFGAVAVDSGNVDSAGDVFWKVHGGSSAAAAM, encoded by the exons ATGcatctccttcgcagctttctttttctcttcttctatctcTCATTCCTCGCTCTCTCCCACCAAATG GCGGCGGCAGATGTCCATCTCTCGTCATCGTCCTTCTCCGCAGCCCTCGAAACCCTTCAGAAGCAAATCGG GTATAACTTCCAGACCGTCGAGCTGCTCCGCCGTGCGATGACCCACTCCTCCTATTCCCGCGAGAACTGCCGCGCCCTCAGCATCCTGGGGCTCAGCGCCGTCGAGGCCTCCGCCGCCCTCCGCCTCCTCCGCAAGGACGCCGACGCCTCCGCGGATGCCGTCAGCCGCCGGATCGCGGAGGTCTCCGGTGTCGACGCGTGCGCCACCGCCGGCGCTCGCCTCGGGCTGGAGAAGATCGTCCGCGTCTCCACCGGGACCGACTCCTCGTCGCCGGCCGTAATCTGCGCCGCCTTCAGGGCGATCTTCGGCGCCGTCGCGGTGGATTCCGGCAACGTCGACTCCGCCGGGGACGTCTTCTGGAAAGTCCACGGTGGCAGCAGCGCCGCTGCCGCTATGTAA
- the LOC105034586 gene encoding protein NUCLEAR FUSION DEFECTIVE 2 isoform X1: MSISRHRPSPQPSKPFRSKSGAQFYSPPFIRQKIYISIPRYAKPPTCDLFSRYNFQTVELLRRAMTHSSYSRENCRALSILGLSAVEASAALRLLRKDADASADAVSRRIAEVSGVDACATAGARLGLEKIVRVSTGTDSSSPAVICAAFRAIFGAVAVDSGNVDSAGDVFWKVHGGSSAAAAM; encoded by the coding sequence ATGTCCATCTCTCGTCATCGTCCTTCTCCGCAGCCCTCGAAACCCTTCAGAAGCAAATCGGGCGCGCAATTTTATTCTCCTCCATTTATtagacaaaaaatatatatatcgattCCGAGATATGCTAAACCCCCGACCTGTGATCTTTTCTCCAGGTATAACTTCCAGACCGTCGAGCTGCTCCGCCGTGCGATGACCCACTCCTCCTATTCCCGCGAGAACTGCCGCGCCCTCAGCATCCTGGGGCTCAGCGCCGTCGAGGCCTCCGCCGCCCTCCGCCTCCTCCGCAAGGACGCCGACGCCTCCGCGGATGCCGTCAGCCGCCGGATCGCGGAGGTCTCCGGTGTCGACGCGTGCGCCACCGCCGGCGCTCGCCTCGGGCTGGAGAAGATCGTCCGCGTCTCCACCGGGACCGACTCCTCGTCGCCGGCCGTAATCTGCGCCGCCTTCAGGGCGATCTTCGGCGCCGTCGCGGTGGATTCCGGCAACGTCGACTCCGCCGGGGACGTCTTCTGGAAAGTCCACGGTGGCAGCAGCGCCGCTGCCGCTATGTAA